From a region of the Microcoleus sp. bin38.metabat.b11b12b14.051 genome:
- the purS gene encoding phosphoribosylformylglycinamidine synthase subunit PurS, with the protein MTQKYLAQIYVTLRPSVLDPAGTAVQSGLQHMGYDNVERVRIGKYVELTLTAADESIAREQLDRVCDQLLANPVIENYRFDLTVIPVPVETAGV; encoded by the coding sequence GTGACTCAGAAATATCTTGCCCAAATCTATGTTACTCTCCGCCCTTCGGTTTTAGACCCCGCCGGTACTGCCGTACAGTCTGGTTTGCAACACATGGGATACGACAATGTTGAGCGCGTGCGTATCGGGAAGTACGTTGAATTGACGCTGACTGCTGCTGATGAGTCGATCGCGCGCGAACAACTCGATCGCGTTTGCGATCAACTTTTGGCGAATCCGGTGATTGAGAATTATCGCTTTGATTTGACTGTCATTCCTGTACCTGTTGAGACAGCAGGGGTATAA
- a CDS encoding tetratricopeptide repeat protein: MPESVGCREVFWKKPGFWHTMANWDKVLERDPNHANAYYNKACYFALQNQVELALENLQRAIELDPERYRELAKTDTDFDGIRGDVRFQELLGN, translated from the coding sequence TTGCCCGAATCTGTGGGTTGTAGGGAAGTATTTTGGAAAAAACCCGGTTTCTGGCACACTATGGCTAATTGGGATAAAGTTTTAGAAAGAGATCCAAATCATGCTAATGCTTATTATAATAAAGCTTGCTATTTTGCCTTGCAGAATCAGGTTGAGTTAGCGTTAGAAAATTTGCAGCGCGCGATTGAATTAGACCCGGAAAGATATCGAGAGTTGGCAAAAACGGATACCGATTTTGATGGGATTCGCGGCGATGTTCGGTTTCAGGAGTTGTTGGGAAATTGA
- the purQ gene encoding phosphoribosylformylglycinamidine synthase subunit PurQ, producing the protein MKFGVIVFPGSNCDRDVVWVTQGLLHQQTRMIWHEDTDISDIDIIVIPGGFSYGDYLRCGAIARFSPAMQATAEHAKQGKLVLGICNGFQVLTEAGLLPGALVRNAGLHFICDRASLKVERGNTPWTSAYSSGEIIDLPIAHGEGNYYADADTLAELEEHDQVLFRYCTSAGEISAAGNPNGSLNNIAGICNRQGNVLGMMPHPERASDPMLGETDGVKLFQGLLMATVAAVL; encoded by the coding sequence ATGAAATTTGGAGTTATTGTTTTTCCGGGTTCAAATTGCGATCGCGATGTGGTGTGGGTAACTCAAGGGTTGCTACACCAACAGACGCGGATGATTTGGCACGAAGATACCGATATTTCGGATATTGACATCATTGTAATTCCCGGTGGTTTCAGTTACGGAGATTATTTGCGGTGCGGTGCGATCGCCCGTTTTTCTCCGGCGATGCAGGCTACGGCGGAACACGCGAAACAAGGTAAGCTTGTACTCGGCATCTGCAATGGTTTTCAGGTGTTGACTGAGGCTGGTTTGTTACCGGGTGCTCTGGTGCGGAATGCCGGATTGCATTTTATTTGCGATCGCGCTTCTTTGAAAGTTGAACGCGGTAATACTCCCTGGACTTCGGCCTATAGTTCGGGTGAAATCATCGATTTGCCGATCGCCCACGGTGAAGGCAACTATTATGCTGATGCTGATACTTTGGCAGAGTTGGAAGAACACGATCAAGTGTTGTTTCGCTACTGTACGAGTGCTGGGGAAATTAGCGCTGCTGGTAATCCGAATGGTTCTTTAAATAATATTGCTGGCATTTGCAATCGCCAAGGCAATGTGTTAGGAATGATGCCGCATCCTGAGAGGGCTTCTGATCCAATGTTGGGCGAAACTGATGGGGTGAAATTGTTTCAAGGTTTGCTAATGGCTACTGTGGCGGCTGTTTTGTAG
- a CDS encoding ATP-binding protein codes for MPIPQKKIFLWNGHLARSDRTFCTFLACGNSLAALNYGKVRKIFNSMPQIDLANIKTRLIGFGAVMTVGQVIASVLGGPGAEVAAGIIGGPIAVVGVSALSAIVSSLTGNLLASGIDQKMVDRLSKNKHILDNHDLTRAAGEAIGYILKSVARSTELKELAKSKGLPDPQKALNQLAEESITYWFNINTEITDSSSALKISEDQLSKIFSADDFDEVTGLTAEDWEIFVNGFAASEGKSFDGEIVLLAAQKLHTTFPQAFREVLKEDAVNGGQKFAGMVLNLHQIAIAELKDLGLQNREILDKLEAVASQQQICQVMVRLEYLEIGIRSDLGQIQDLLQRLVDTSAPKLPLPYECETIINEKVQDFTGRKFVFEAISRFLQDNPKGYFVLEADPGVGKSSIMAMCVLLLKRRCIVHFNSQSQGIVRAEQFLENACTQLIQGFKLNYPRLPENATRDGNFLSRLLGEVKAKLNGKKLIFVVDALDEVDLSLQGRGSNVLYLPDSLPDNVYFIVSKRPESLSMPANHQVFDLMQFSAESLKDVKAYIEKFTSHSSSIQDWINRQNLSWEQFVTVVAEKSQNNFMYLRYVLNDINSGKYSDVSLQDLPRELEGYYEKHWARMEMVVKDKELRRRKLKVIYLLTKTRKPVSCDILADFAEEDALDVQEVLDDWDQFLRRSGNSSPDYSIYHASFQRFLHRKDVVQKAGVSLGDIEAAISDNLWGDLYGDE; via the coding sequence ATGCCCATTCCACAGAAAAAAATATTTTTGTGGAACGGGCATCTTGCCCGTTCCGATCGCACTTTTTGCACATTTCTCGCTTGTGGCAATTCTCTCGCCGCGCTAAACTACGGCAAAGTGAGAAAAATATTTAATTCTATGCCACAGATAGATTTAGCAAATATTAAAACTAGGTTAATCGGATTCGGTGCAGTGATGACTGTCGGACAGGTTATTGCTAGTGTGCTCGGCGGGCCAGGGGCGGAAGTCGCAGCAGGCATTATCGGCGGCCCGATCGCAGTTGTGGGTGTTTCTGCGTTATCGGCGATCGTTTCTAGTTTGACTGGGAATCTGCTGGCGAGTGGTATTGACCAGAAAATGGTCGATCGCTTGTCTAAGAATAAGCATATCCTGGACAATCACGATTTGACTAGGGCGGCTGGTGAGGCGATCGGCTATATTCTCAAGTCGGTGGCGCGATCGACTGAGTTGAAAGAACTTGCCAAATCTAAGGGTTTGCCCGATCCTCAAAAAGCACTCAACCAATTAGCCGAGGAAAGCATTACATATTGGTTCAATATTAACACAGAAATTACGGATTCGTCAAGTGCTTTAAAGATTTCCGAAGACCAACTTAGTAAGATATTTTCGGCTGATGATTTTGATGAAGTTACGGGATTGACTGCCGAAGATTGGGAGATTTTTGTCAACGGATTTGCGGCGAGTGAGGGCAAATCCTTCGATGGTGAAATCGTGCTGTTGGCAGCGCAAAAACTGCACACAACTTTCCCGCAAGCGTTTCGGGAAGTGCTGAAAGAAGATGCAGTCAATGGTGGGCAGAAGTTTGCCGGGATGGTGTTGAATCTGCACCAAATTGCGATCGCCGAACTCAAGGATTTGGGGCTGCAAAATCGGGAAATCCTCGATAAATTGGAGGCTGTGGCAAGTCAGCAGCAGATTTGTCAAGTCATGGTGAGGCTGGAGTATCTCGAAATTGGCATCCGATCCGATTTAGGGCAAATACAGGATTTGCTGCAAAGATTAGTGGATACTTCCGCGCCGAAATTGCCGCTTCCATACGAGTGCGAGACGATTATTAATGAGAAAGTTCAAGACTTTACCGGCCGGAAGTTTGTGTTTGAAGCAATTAGCCGCTTTTTGCAGGACAATCCGAAAGGCTATTTTGTTTTAGAAGCCGATCCGGGAGTTGGGAAAAGTTCAATTATGGCGATGTGCGTGCTGCTGCTGAAGCGTCGCTGCATTGTCCATTTTAACTCGCAATCTCAAGGGATTGTCCGGGCAGAACAATTTCTGGAAAATGCCTGCACTCAGTTAATTCAAGGCTTTAAACTCAATTATCCAAGATTGCCGGAGAATGCGACGAGAGATGGCAATTTTTTAAGTCGGTTGTTGGGGGAAGTTAAGGCTAAATTGAACGGCAAAAAGTTAATTTTTGTGGTGGATGCGCTGGATGAAGTGGATTTGAGTTTGCAGGGACGCGGTAGCAATGTTCTGTATTTACCGGATTCTTTGCCCGACAATGTTTATTTTATTGTTTCCAAGCGGCCGGAATCTCTGTCAATGCCGGCGAATCATCAGGTTTTTGATTTGATGCAGTTCAGTGCAGAAAGTCTGAAAGATGTCAAGGCTTATATTGAAAAATTCACGAGCCATAGTTCGTCAATTCAGGATTGGATTAACCGTCAAAATTTGAGCTGGGAACAGTTTGTGACTGTTGTGGCAGAGAAAAGCCAAAATAATTTTATGTACCTCCGCTATGTGTTGAATGATATCAATAGTGGCAAGTACAGCGATGTGAGTTTGCAAGATTTGCCGAGGGAGTTGGAAGGATATTATGAGAAGCACTGGGCGCGGATGGAAATGGTGGTTAAGGATAAAGAATTGCGCCGCCGGAAGTTGAAGGTTATTTATTTGTTGACTAAAACTCGGAAGCCGGTTTCCTGCGATATTTTGGCGGATTTTGCTGAGGAAGATGCTTTAGATGTGCAGGAAGTTCTGGATGATTGGGATCAGTTTTTGCGGCGCAGTGGTAATAGTTCTCCTGATTACAGTATCTATCACGCGAGTTTCCAAAGGTTTCTCCACCGCAAAGATGTAGTGCAGAAAGCTGGGGTGTCGTTGGGGGATATTGAAGCGGCGATTTCTGATAATTTGTGGGGGGATTTGTACGGCGATGAGTAA
- a CDS encoding Fur family transcriptional regulator, with translation MRTNRTRSQERILNLLKTLNRSLSAQDIYLELRNSDQSMGLATVYRSLDGLKREGFVQVRTLASGESLYGAAHQDQHHLTCLECGASITIDQCPVHHLETQLQQSHSFKIYYHTLEFFGLCDRCTIAQES, from the coding sequence ATGAGAACCAACCGCACCCGCAGTCAGGAGCGTATATTAAACTTGCTCAAGACCTTAAATCGATCGCTCTCAGCGCAAGATATCTACCTAGAACTCCGTAATAGCGACCAAAGCATGGGCTTAGCAACAGTTTACCGCTCCCTCGACGGCTTAAAGCGCGAGGGCTTCGTGCAAGTCAGAACCCTTGCTAGTGGCGAGTCTCTCTACGGTGCCGCCCACCAAGACCAACATCACCTCACTTGTCTCGAATGTGGCGCGTCAATTACGATCGACCAATGCCCCGTGCATCACCTCGAAACCCAACTGCAACAATCTCATTCTTTCAAAATTTACTATCACACATTGGAATTTTTCGGATTGTGCGATCGATGTACTATCGCTCAAGAATCTTAG